GGCACTATTTGCATATAGTGTTAACCTTTTCATCTTGGTTGTACGTATGAGCACGATAACTAGACTTTTCGCTGCAAAACTCAAAGACTTAATGTATGTAAACTTGAAACTCTATGAAATGCGATGAACTATGTATGGATACACTTTGTGTGTAGTGATGTTAAATAGTTGTGAGATGTGTTTAAATCCTGGGCATTGCTTATGACACATCTCAAGAATAACCGAGGATGATTGGAATTATTCtcttttaattaagttgatcaattTATAGACCAAAATAACACTCCACGACAGTATTGTCTATGCATTTCACTATTCATTTTTTGTTCTTGAATTCTAACGAACGGTGTGTTATTATGTGAGCCTTATACTCGGTACTCTCAGACGGTATCTGAACGTTCGCTCTTGTTCCATATCACAATGCTACTTGTCCACAGGTCAACCTGCCTTAGCAAAAAGGGTGAATTACGCACATATCATTTTGAAAGATCAGATTCTATATCGGTCACAAAAAAACTTACGATCCCAATCCATTCTTTTTCTACCTCCCGGCGCCATGCCGTGTCTccaaaaaatattaattttcgGCCGGCACTAGGGTCCGAAGAAGTGACAAACACAAAATCGGTCTAAAAAAAGTGACAAACACAAAATCGGTCTAAAAAAAGTGACAAATACAAAATCTGGATCTTTTATAATAGCATACGCATTATCTAAACTAGGTACTAGGTGGACGGCATGCGTCAGAGACGGTGGTTGCCTCTTCAACTCTGGAAGCATATGTttccgtttcaaaaaaaatctggGTCTTGGGCATAAATAAATGATTAAAAAGCGATTTCAAATTCCGGCGATCGCAAAGAGCAGATCCACGTTTTGATTTACTTCATGTGGTGAGTTGAGTGCATAAATACCCCCACCCACAATTCCAAATGAAATAAGCATGGCAAAACCTAAGCGCATTTTGTTCAAGTCAAATATTTTAGCAAAGTTGAAAGTGGCAACTGTCAGTCATATGATCCTGCAGTTACATACATTTTAGACAGAAGGGCAATGATAACTGATTACTTAAATACTAGCAAGATGTGCAGAACAGGCTTGACATCCGATTGGTAGTCTTCATCATATCtatccacatggtgcaccatGATACTAATATATTTCGATGTGTTAATAGCACGGCCGCCTAATTGAGTGTCCTTCCAATGAGCCCAGGGAAATCATCGTCGTCCATATCCACGTCAAGTTCACCATGATACCAATATGGTTCTGGCACTGGCCACCTGTCatccaaaatatttttttgatcCAATGTAGGTTGATTGTTGAATAAAATAGTTCAAGTCACAAACAAGTGGCAACGAGAAAGCAGAACAAATATTACCTGTATTTCTCCCCCACCATGAAATGATCAAGTATGGGCATAGGATACTCTCCGCTGTCATCCAACATATTTTTCCATTGTAAGTTCACACTATTATGCTTACCCAGTTACAACTGAAATAACAGAAAAAAATACCTTTCTGCTGGTAATCCGGAATTAACCACTCTTCTTAAAAGATTGAAGATCACAacccttggaaggaaaggaGTTACATCACTTCCATCATAAAAGTTCATGCCAACAAAACTTCCATCAAAACCAATAAGAGGGCCACCGATCCCAGCCTAGTACCAAAAAGCCAAATGTTACTGTTAAACTTCTAATTCCTGATTCAATGGAAGAATTGTGATTAAAGAGAGAACTCGGATTCTAATGCAATTATTTAATACAGGCTACCATGTAAAGAAACAGTATGAAAATTTCAACATGCTACCTTCGTGATGTGACAAGTGGAACACTGAAGCTCTTTGCAATTAAGTTTGCAATCCTCGTTACTACTTTTCACTTCACCAATTGTGCCCATCAATAGTCCATGTATAGTGTCACGCCCTATAGCCACTACCTTTTCAGGTGACACTTCCATTTCTTTATCGAGAATGTCTGCAGGTCGAATGGCATTGAAACGTTCCTTGATACTGACAATAGCAATATTATATTGCAAGTTATACAATTCCAATGTTCCATCGCAGCGTTGATTCGGTGGGAGGAACACCTCAATCTGCATTCATTAAGAGAGCTAAGCTAACCTGCATATAACTTAAAAGACCAAGAGTGATAGGAGCACCAACCCTCAAGTTTTTATCAATGTTGTCTTCATTATCACGGCTTCTAACAAGACTGGCAGAAGTCAGGACAACAGTGCGTTTGCGTTTGGCTCTTCCCTGCCACTTTATAAGCAACCCTGTGCAAGCAAAAGACCTCGAGTGATCTCTGTTGAAAGAAGCAAGTGAGACAACACTACGGGATATATTTGTCACAACTTCCTTTTCAAGCTCCCCCCAGACAGACTCCAAAGTATCATTGGGTGGATCACCAAAAGGATACCCTTTCCAAGCAAGTAATTCACCAAATCGGTCTTCAAATTGATGAAGCAACTCCCCATTGACTGGTTAAAAAAACAAGATCAGAAGTTAATTATAAAGAAGAGCACAAGGGACATCAGAAATATAAAAACCAAAGAACTTACATTCAAGCACAAGTGGTGGTGGCATTGGATAGCCCAAGGATTTTAACCGGTAAATAGTTTTCATGAATCCTGATGCAACAAGGTGATTAGTATTAGTACTCCGAATGACGACACAAAATATTCTGCAGTCAATTGTCGGTAACATTTACAATGATGGTTTGCAAGATAATTCACACCTGAAGGGACTACGCTTGATACACCTTCAGGCAATGAATAATTACGGAAGTGGAGTTCTCTAGGACTGCAATAGAACAGCAAAAAGACATCTGACTCAAGGTATGACAAAATTAGGCAATCAAACTCGTACATATTTAGCGAAAGACGTGACAGGAGTGAGCAGATTCATATGCCACAAATATAAGTATTGCCATATCATCCGAATGAACTGTTTTAGCACTTTCTAATTTAGACACACTAGCTTCAAAATTAAGCAAGGGTCCTAATTTAGCAATAGGAGACAGCACTAATGCAGGAGAGGTAACAAGAACCAATTTGTTTCCAACCCACAAATTACAGAGTGAAAACCCACAAGGCTACAAGTGCTTATATCACCAGAAAAGGGTAACAATATAAATAAACTAACTGGGGAAGATATAGTTCACAGATACTGGAACTGCCAAATACGTACTTTAGTATCTGAAACAACTCCAAGCGCTCACGAAGTGATTTCGGTGATAGGAACTTGGCACATTTCTTATTCTCACTACCATGATGACAAAGATCAACAATCATCCCATGAAACCTCTTGTCATTTCCTACAATTGGCCCTCCAAGTGCAGCCTAGAACAAAAGCAAAGTGGCATGGTTTATGAaggaaaaatgcatttttcacATTGGTGCATGTAGTGATACACTAGACCAAAGATACTGTAATGCAAATATTAGTTTCAAGCTTTCCGTAATGCCAAAAgtaaaaatatatcaacaacATACCTCTGTTAAACCTTGACTATCAGAAAGGAAGATGTTGGGGGATTCATTAGACAGAGACCCACGCATGGCCATTAAACTGCCTGAATTGAAGGCACGCCCAGCAGCTAGTACATGACCATCAGGGCAGTCAGGTGATTCCTGAAGATCGAGATCTACAGGATCGTCCTCTAGGTAGTCGATGGATGTAACAATAGCAATATCTTTATCATATAGTCCCAAGAATCCATCAGTAGTTGTGTTATCAGGAAGGCGCACTTGAATCTATTGATAAAGCAGTAGATCAGCACATAATGGACATTGAACAAACAAATCGAAATGAAGGACATAATGATCAGCAGCACCAACCCTCAAGTCATCATTTCTATTTCTTTTGTCATTGAATTCCCTAACCAAACATGCTGAAGTGACAAATCTTGTTAGCTCTAGTATAGCGCTTCCAGGTGGTAGAGTTATACCAGAGCATGCAAATAACATGTTTTCTTCTGCACAAGATCATAATTTAAATCATTAACAGTAACAGCAAAATAACAAAATACAAATTAGGAATATTAGTAAGCATACCagcacaatcgccatcaaacaAAGCAAGCGAAACAACATCGGATTCACAAAGTTCTTCGTCACTTTTAACTTCATCACCAAATGGTTTCTCTTTAAAGCAGATGTTTGAGACTTCCCGATCAGGAAACGTGGTGCCAAATCGTTCCTCCTCAATAGCACATAGTTTATCATCAAATTCAGCCAACGCTGCCCGACTCGCTTGTACTAGTTAACAGATATGATACTCTAAAACTGTTAGTGTTCTATTAGAGCAATATGTGCACAGAAAAGGAAGCAGCAGCAAATTCAAAAGCAATACTCACATCTCAACATTCTTCTAATGGCCCGGCACAATCTTTTTGGGGGTGAGTGTTTTGGGCCATCACTGCCACTTGAAAGCTGGAGTTTGTCCCTTCTAGTTCTGGTTCTCCGTTCCCGAGTCACGCCTCTCTCAGCCCCCCTCTTGTTTTTAAGATTCTTTGTAGTCCTGAAGCAGAGAGTAAATGCAAAAGTTTAGTAAAGCTACTTAGGCCTCATTGCATGATTAATCATAATGCCCCAACATAAATTGGAAACCTTTGCTAATTTTTATCTTCACAGGCTCACTTAAACAGTGTGTACTTTGACAGGGAAAATATAGGGAATCTCATAACACTAGAATGGAGAAGATTTTCttacaaacaattatttttttgcccCATGCAAAGTTACCACTAGAATCCAACCCACTGTCTGACTGTCTCCCAACCTAACACTCTGTCAAGTTATTAGCACCTTCTTCCTACAGACCGCTCTAGATGCCAACCACCaagcttcttcctcttctccaagCCAGATGGACATCACCACCACAGCATCTGGTTTCCCTACATGTATCACTGCACGGCTCCTGTCCCCTTCCCTCCCAAGCCGCACCGCCTGTGGAGGAGCGGCAGCAACAGCGACTCGGTGTGGGCACCTTAGTGGAGTGAGAGAGcatggaaggagaagggccGCATGATTGGGGCAGTCATGAAGGTGAAAGGATCTTACGTGATGGTAGTTCATTAACAAAGTTAATGGTGAAAAGGATCGATGGCTAATCTGGGCTGTTAGCGTACAATCTGGGTTTTGACGAGATGGGAGTTAGCGGAGTTAATGGCGGGATACAGTCCATGGCTAATATGGGCCATTGTTATATAATCTGACAGCGCAGTGCTACATGAAGAAGATTTTGAGTCAAATATGATGCTGAGTTAAAAAAACAATGGAGGTGCAAAAACCGTTCCATTTGAGTGCTATGAGAGCAATTTGGCCAAAATTATATAAGAAGTGCTCAAAACTAGTATACAAAAACTCATTTTTTTACATAATATGTAAAAAAGGCTCCAATTCAAACCCTAGTTCTGTATGGCAAATCAGCAAGTGGTGAAAATATTAGCAGCCAGTTCCTAGCAGCTGGTGAAGACTGCCAGAAAGTATGCAAACCTAAACAAAACTATTGAACAGTAAGCAGCAAGTAAACAGATACTTACATCGCGCAACTTGTCCCCGATGAAGCAGAGGAATCGGAGATAGATTGGATCTAGGGTCGAGGGGAATTGCCAGCAGTGAGATGCGTCTCCGAACACTCCGAGATCTGCGAGATGCGTCGCCACTGCTGGTGGTTGCACAGGCCGAATTCGCCGCCAACCGTAACAACACCGCCCGCGAGATGCCGAGAAGGTTTAGGGCTTGTGCTTGTGTGACCCGACGACGATGGGAAATTGAGCTACTGCTCCGTGCTTCTGGGTTGGAGGGGTGGGGGAGATATATGGACTCTTTTCGGGCCTTGTCTACCTGCTGGGCTTATAGTCCAATAAGGCCCAAACTTCTGTGATGTCCGATCCTTACACTGGCTAACCCCTCGATTTACTCTCTAGGTACACATAGGCTGGTGAAGCAGGCGTCGAAGGAGTTGGAGAGAAGCATCTGGCGGGAGGTCTCGGCCTGGTACTCGCCCTTCGGCGTGAGCATGGATATGTCGGAGCTCCCCTGGATGCGGTCCTCTGCGTTTCACGTGCTCTGCCCATGCCGCACTAGCACCACCCGCTTCGCCGCCCGCAGCGGCGGGAGCGACGATCCTGGGCGAGGGGCAGGGGACCTCTCTAGATCGTGCACGCTCGAGCAGTGGATACAGCACCAGAGggtacgccgccgccgacggcagcTGCGCTGGCGTGAGGAAGAGCATGGTGGGATTTTTGTTCCTAACGATCGTGTTCTGAAATCTGAAGCTCC
Above is a genomic segment from Setaria viridis chromosome 4, Setaria_viridis_v4.0, whole genome shotgun sequence containing:
- the LOC117853926 gene encoding uncharacterized protein, translating into MTTKNLKNKRGAERGVTRERRTRTRRDKLQLSSGSDGPKHSPPKRLCRAIRRMLRLQASRAALAEFDDKLCAIEEERFGTTFPDREVSNICFKEKPFGDEVKSDEELCESDVVSLALFDGDCAEENMLFACSGITLPPGSAILELTRFVTSACLVREFNDKRNRNDDLRIQVRLPDNTTTDGFLGLYDKDIAIVTSIDYLEDDPVDLDLQESPDCPDGHVLAAGRAFNSGSLMAMRGSLSNESPNIFLSDSQGLTEAALGGPIVGNDKRFHGMIVDLCHHGSENKKCAKFLSPKSLRERLELFQILNPRELHFRNYSLPEGVSSVVPSGFMKTIYRLKSLGYPMPPPLVLEFNGELLHQFEDRFGELLAWKGYPFGDPPNDTLESVWGELEKEVVTNISRSVVSLASFNRDHSRSFACTGLLIKWQGRAKRKRTVVLTSASLVRSRDNEDNIDKNLRIEVFLPPNQRCDGTLELYNLQYNIAIVSIKERFNAIRPADILDKEMEVSPEKVVAIGRDTIHGLLMGTIGEVKSSNEDCKLNCKELQCSTCHITKAGIGGPLIGFDGSFVGMNFYDGSDVTPFLPRVVIFNLLRRVVNSGLPAESGEYPMPILDHFMVGEKYRWPVPEPYWYHGELDVDMDDDDFPGLIGRTLN